From Amyelois transitella isolate CPQ chromosome 4, ilAmyTran1.1, whole genome shotgun sequence, one genomic window encodes:
- the LOC106138424 gene encoding multiple C2 and transmembrane domain-containing protein, protein MESENNKIDVPSRYSVDSTDSSGGSPVIQRNKNRLSNLWRSRSLRHSKKNSVSILEAIPSVENLDTQSNGTVSTDVSYAVEKLKKKDIKDTIVTIVLVEAKGLPSPPDDGTTHGLFCKMRLGSRTFKSKMATNIKLPEWKEKFEIRLSKDHLLRMSLWDKGRQKNFMGSCVLDLSGLSKDRTHEIWQQLDDGYGSVHLSITMCNIHNNVITSYSSVEESDHVKEKKYTLRNLGSDWNIIGQLHVKVTCAKGLPGKPNAYCTLEVDNQRVQTHSARTSGDPSWEKSYVFDIYDISSTLDLKVYDSSLNQIRNESLGRVSIPLLRISNRTLQWYALKDRTKRHSAKGNCPRVLLDMSIFWNPVKATVRLFQPKEVKYLKKPPKFDLGLVHSNMEFIRDTFQVLYDTNENFKRLFEWDNQELSFVALLGWLFFWYNITLWGMPLVCLLPFLYHWAYRRNQTEKSFRHVYKPVDDKTDISDVEKDDNKAITLGKIQGLPEMTLKITSGVEYMVSLAERMYNLVTFKVPFLSYLAMLFLLISSMALYCIPFNYMMMAFGIYKFTRKYLDPGRKLNNDLLDFISRIPDNDILRDWKELSVPEPMQNQNSKTKMPVFRSFSAS, encoded by the exons ATGGAgagtgaaaataataaaattgatgttcCATCTCGCTACTCTGTGGATTCTACTGACAGTAGTGGTGGAAGTCCTGTAATTCAAcggaataaaaataggctttCAAACCT ATGGCGATCGCGATCTCTCCGTCATAGCAAGAAAAACAGCGTTTCTATATTAGAAGCAATACCATCAGTGGAAAATCTCGACACCCAGTCTAATGGAACTGTAAGCACGGATGTAAGCTATGCG gttgaaaaattaaaaaagaaagatataaAAGACACAATCGTAACAATTGTTCTCGTAGAGGCCAAGGGCCTACCCAGCCCTCCGGACGATGGCACTACTCATGGTCTTTTCTGCAAAATGCG TCTTGGCTCCAGGACTTTCAAATCTAAAATGGCTACAAATATCAAACTGCCTGAATGGAAGGAAAAGTTTGAGATTCGACTAAGTAAAGATCATTTACTTAGGATGTCGTTGTGGGACAAAGGAAGGCAGAAAAATTTTATGGGAAG CTGTGTTTTAGATCTGTCTGGCCTGTCTAAAGACCGCACCCATGAAATATGGCAGCAACTCGACGACGGCTATGGGTCTGTACACTTGTCTATTACCATGTGCAATATACACAACAACGTGATAACTTCCTACAGCAGCGTCGAAGAAAGTGATCAtgtgaaagaaaagaaatac ACATTACGCAATCTGGGCTCTGACTGGAATATAATAGGGCAACTTCACGTGAAGGTAACGTGTGCCAAAGGTTTACCCGGCAAGCCCAACGCATACTGCACCCTGGAAGTGGACAACCAAAGAGTTCAAACTCATAGTGCCAGGACTAGTGGGGATCCATCGTGGGAGAAAAGTTATGTCTT TGATATATACGACATCTCATCCACTTTAGACCTTAAAGTGTACGACAGCTCTCTTAACCAAATTCGAAACGAATCTTTAGGAAGGGTGTCCATACCGTTGTTAAGGATTTCAAACAGAACATTACAATGGTATGCTTTGAAGGACAGGACAAAACGACACAGTGCCAAAGGAAACTGCCCAAGAGTTTTGTTGGATATGTCCATATTTTGGAATCCG GTAAAAGCGACAGTTCGTCTGTTCCAACCCAAAGAAGtgaaatatcttaaaaagCCACCAAAATTTGACTTGGGATTAGTACACAGTAACATGGAGTTCATAAGAGATACATTTCAGGTTCTTTACGATACGAACGAAAactttaa aCGTTTGTTTGAATGGGATAACCAGGAGTTATCTTTCGTGGCTTTACTGGGATGGCTATTTTTCTGGTACAACATTACACTTTGGGGCATGCCGCTAGTGTGTCTACTGCCTTTTCTCTATCATTGGGCTTATCGACGAAATCAAA ctGAAAAATCTTTCAGACATGTATACAAACCAGTTGATGATAAGACAGACATTAGTGATGTTGAAAAG gaTGATAATAAAGCAATAACACTTGGAAAAATTCAAGGACTTCCTGAAATGACGTTAAAAATAACGAGTGGAGTGGAATATATGGTCAGCTTAGCCGAAAGAATGTACAA tTTGGTGACTTTTAAGGTTCCGTTTCTGAGTTATTTAGCTATGCTGTTTTTGTTGATTTCGTCAATGGCATTGTATTGTATACCGTTCAACTACATGATGATGGCTTTTG gaaTATACAAATTTACTAGAAAATATTTAGACCCAGGAAGGAAACTAAACAACGATTTGCTAGACTTCATTTCAAGAATACCGGACAACGACATTttg AGAGACTGGAAAGAGCTGAGTGTTCCGGAGCCAAtgcaaaatcaaaattcaaaaacgaAGATGCCGGTGTTTAGGTCGTTTAGCGCGTCATAA